From a region of the Paenibacillus sp. R14(2021) genome:
- a CDS encoding DUF342 domain-containing protein, protein MSTIEQLQNYLVVQTSTDKLTAWIQFNIADDSFSCSSSQLEEFLKSHGVSHGILPEVLMKIAQQPSSYFHSQTVVAQGEAPVNGIDGSIRFSYDMNEDEYKPVETEGGKIDFKEVTQLKNVNRGQLIAEKVKATSGTDGMAVTGDSLPCKNGKEAHFKVGKNVVVNPEQTAMYAAIDGLISITDKNKINVFPVFEVNGDVDYKVGNIDFVGTVVIRGNVLTGFRVRSSGDIRIVGGVEGAILESDGSIEISGGVLASNKGYIKAGKNVKCSFIQDGNVIASEDVLVSQSIMHSSVRAGRNVICSGAKGLIVGGNVQAGERVVARTIGNTMSTATILEVGVRPELRSELSELRTQIKRNMDNMDKTDKALNLLDHMAAAGQLPPDKMAMRIKLTSTKRAAAEELAQAKERVLEIERSLEDTDRAKVDVVNVIYGGTKIVIGRYTRFIKDTTQRVSFRYSEGDIVMGTYV, encoded by the coding sequence TTGTCTACGATTGAGCAGCTTCAAAACTATCTTGTTGTTCAAACATCAACGGATAAATTGACAGCTTGGATACAATTCAATATTGCGGATGATAGTTTCTCATGTTCGAGCTCGCAATTGGAAGAGTTTTTGAAAAGTCATGGCGTCAGTCACGGCATCCTGCCGGAAGTATTAATGAAAATAGCCCAGCAGCCCAGCAGCTATTTTCATAGCCAGACCGTAGTTGCACAAGGAGAGGCTCCCGTCAATGGAATCGATGGCAGCATTCGCTTCTCCTATGATATGAATGAGGATGAATACAAGCCGGTTGAAACGGAAGGCGGCAAAATTGATTTTAAGGAAGTAACGCAACTGAAGAACGTAAACCGCGGACAATTGATTGCGGAGAAAGTAAAAGCCACGAGCGGTACGGACGGAATGGCCGTCACCGGTGACAGCTTGCCATGCAAGAATGGTAAAGAAGCTCATTTCAAGGTAGGTAAGAATGTCGTTGTAAATCCAGAACAAACGGCTATGTATGCCGCGATTGACGGGCTTATCTCGATTACGGACAAGAATAAGATTAATGTTTTTCCTGTATTTGAAGTCAATGGCGATGTTGATTATAAAGTAGGCAATATTGATTTCGTCGGTACGGTTGTCATTCGAGGCAATGTGCTGACGGGCTTCCGTGTCAGGTCCTCAGGGGATATTCGAATTGTCGGCGGCGTCGAAGGAGCGATCCTGGAATCCGACGGCTCGATTGAAATATCTGGCGGCGTATTGGCGAGCAATAAAGGCTATATCAAGGCAGGGAAGAATGTAAAGTGCTCATTCATTCAGGACGGAAACGTCATAGCGTCTGAGGATGTGCTCGTCTCGCAAAGTATCATGCATTCCAGCGTAAGGGCAGGCAGAAATGTCATATGCAGCGGTGCGAAGGGGCTTATCGTCGGCGGGAATGTTCAGGCGGGTGAGCGCGTCGTCGCGAGAACGATCGGTAATACGATGTCTACCGCCACGATATTAGAGGTCGGGGTTAGACCGGAGCTTCGTTCCGAGCTAAGCGAGCTTCGCACACAAATTAAGCGGAATATGGATAATATGGATAAAACAGACAAGGCTTTAAATTTGCTTGACCACATGGCGGCAGCGGGTCAGCTGCCTCCCGACAAAATGGCGATGCGCATTAAGCTGACCTCTACGAAGCGCGCAGCTGCCGAAGAACTGGCGCAAGCGAAGGAACGCGTGCTTGAAATTGAGCGATCGCTTGAAGATACCGACCGCGCTAAGGTGGATGTCGTCAATGTTATTTACGGCGGGACCAAAATCGTAATCGGCCGCTACACGCGCTTCATTAAAGATACAACGCAGCGCGTATCGTTTCGTTATTCGGAAGGCGATATCGTCATGGGAACTTACGTGTAG